The Corynebacterium glaucum genome includes a region encoding these proteins:
- a CDS encoding spermidine synthase yields MRKPRASKKRIAGTYPIYTGEASIVADPARDGGYVLEVNRVPSSYVVPGAPEVLEYDYMRWIAGFAESHALRPEGAVHLGAAGCALPSYFAHRFGGEQVAVEIDAELAELVRWAFDPPVAIQVAEARAFIDSLIDAPSNAPTPVHAITRDVFAGPDTPRALTTVEFFRAVRSVLTPGGLYVANVGDRAGLEETRAELAGLREVFAHVAVAGPEEMLAGRAYGNVVIAASDAPLAFNGEVPWRGSDRDGAWMADRIAGAAPRHD; encoded by the coding sequence GTGAGAAAGCCCCGGGCGTCGAAGAAGCGCATCGCGGGCACATACCCGATTTACACTGGCGAGGCATCGATCGTCGCGGACCCGGCGCGCGACGGCGGATACGTGCTCGAGGTCAACCGCGTGCCGTCGTCGTATGTCGTGCCCGGCGCGCCCGAGGTGCTCGAGTACGACTACATGCGCTGGATCGCAGGATTTGCGGAGTCGCACGCGCTGCGCCCTGAGGGCGCGGTGCATCTCGGTGCGGCCGGGTGCGCGCTGCCGAGCTATTTCGCTCATCGCTTCGGCGGCGAGCAGGTCGCGGTGGAGATCGACGCCGAGCTTGCGGAGCTCGTTCGGTGGGCATTCGACCCGCCGGTTGCCATTCAGGTTGCGGAGGCTCGGGCATTCATCGATTCGCTTATCGACGCCCCTTCCAACGCCCCGACCCCTGTGCACGCAATCACCCGCGACGTCTTCGCCGGACCCGACACTCCCCGCGCGCTGACCACGGTGGAGTTCTTTCGGGCGGTGCGTTCGGTGCTAACGCCGGGTGGGCTGTACGTGGCGAACGTCGGCGACCGCGCCGGGTTGGAGGAGACGCGTGCGGAGCTCGCGGGGCTGCGGGAGGTGTTCGCGCACGTAGCTGTGGCGGGTCCGGAGGAGATGCTCGCCGGACGCGCCTACGGCAACGTCGTGATTGCCGCGTCGGACGCACCCCTCGCGTTCAACGGCGAGGTGCCGTGGCGCGGCAGCGACCG
- a CDS encoding DHA2 family efflux MFS transporter permease subunit, with amino-acid sequence MSTTPATATSASPWPALWSMMLGFFMILVDSTIVSVAIPAISSGLDATYNEVIWVNSAYLLAYAVPLLITGRLGDRFGPRTIYLIGLALFTASSLACGLASSAAALITARAFQGLGGALVTPQTMSVMIRTFTPKQRGSAMGVWGATAGLATVTGPLLGGVLVDAGGWPWIFWVNVPVGVVGLILAMTFVPKLEQTNRRFDWAGMALSAIGMFCLVYGIQEAQHFGWDWRVWALLAVGAVAMVLFVRWQASRGTDALVPLELFANRNFALAGGVIATVGFAVSTFAIPWMIYVQTVQEFTPTHAALLILPSGAVSFFLSPAIGRLTNTHDPKPFAIAGLTMAAISIGAAALITTPAVDARWMYAISVLYGVANSMMWGPLSMVATRNLERHLAGSGSSVYNTMRQIGAVIGSAAIAAMMSAQLARQLGEDAAARVGGGASISGPLPETLHEPFAAAMSATIWLPGAVIAAGAVLACCFHRTQSWSE; translated from the coding sequence TTGTCGACGACCCCTGCAACGGCCACATCCGCATCACCGTGGCCCGCTCTGTGGTCGATGATGCTGGGGTTTTTCATGATCCTGGTGGATTCGACCATCGTCTCGGTGGCAATCCCCGCGATCTCGTCAGGCCTGGACGCGACGTATAACGAGGTCATCTGGGTCAATAGCGCGTACCTTTTGGCGTACGCGGTGCCGCTTTTGATCACTGGCCGCCTCGGGGACCGATTCGGGCCGCGCACGATCTACCTCATCGGCCTCGCGCTCTTCACCGCATCTTCGCTCGCCTGCGGGCTGGCTAGCTCAGCCGCCGCACTGATCACCGCCCGCGCGTTCCAAGGCCTCGGCGGGGCGCTGGTCACCCCGCAGACAATGTCGGTGATGATCCGCACTTTCACACCGAAGCAGCGCGGCAGCGCGATGGGCGTGTGGGGCGCGACCGCCGGCCTCGCCACCGTCACCGGCCCGCTGCTAGGCGGTGTGCTTGTCGACGCCGGCGGCTGGCCGTGGATCTTCTGGGTCAACGTGCCAGTCGGCGTTGTCGGCCTCATCCTGGCAATGACTTTCGTGCCGAAGCTGGAGCAGACCAACCGGCGCTTCGACTGGGCCGGCATGGCACTCAGCGCAATCGGCATGTTCTGCCTGGTCTACGGCATTCAGGAGGCCCAGCACTTTGGCTGGGATTGGCGCGTGTGGGCGCTCCTCGCAGTCGGTGCGGTAGCCATGGTGCTGTTCGTGCGCTGGCAGGCGAGCCGCGGGACGGACGCGCTCGTGCCGCTGGAGTTGTTCGCCAACCGCAACTTCGCTCTCGCCGGCGGGGTGATCGCCACTGTCGGCTTCGCGGTGTCTACGTTCGCGATCCCGTGGATGATCTACGTCCAAACCGTCCAGGAGTTCACGCCTACACACGCCGCGCTGCTCATCCTGCCGTCGGGTGCGGTGTCGTTCTTCCTCTCCCCCGCTATCGGCAGGCTCACCAATACTCACGACCCGAAGCCGTTCGCTATCGCGGGCCTCACCATGGCCGCCATCTCGATCGGTGCGGCGGCGCTGATCACCACCCCCGCCGTCGACGCGCGCTGGATGTACGCCATCTCGGTGCTCTACGGCGTGGCCAACTCGATGATGTGGGGCCCGCTGTCCATGGTGGCCACGCGCAACCTGGAGCGCCACCTCGCTGGCTCCGGCTCATCGGTGTACAACACGATGCGCCAAATCGGCGCCGTCATCGGCTCGGCCGCGATCGCCGCGATGATGTCTGCCCAACTGGCACGCCAGCTGGGCGAGGATGCGGCTGCTCGGGTGGGCGGCGGAGCGTCGATAAGCGGACCGCTCCCCGAAACCCTCCACGAACCTTTTGCTGCGGCGATGAGCGCAACCATCTGGCTGCCCGGCGCGGTGATTGCGGCGGGTGCGGTGCTCGCCTGCTGCTTCCACCGGACGCAGTCGTGGAGCGAGTGA
- a CDS encoding DUF4185 domain-containing protein has product MSRTPLPRLTGAVSAATASALILTATVVPDALAQSSSSSGLSSELSSSSGPTVDNSAPPQKQASQPYTMPDGTVVQIMDDVAGKHSRHVGLGATDLGTMAPLGGGEFAMIFGDSFSGQRFGEGDWMSPVGVVARMNEDGFIEIIRPLNRGERVEQTVGYLHEDELTLIPSDVINLDGTLYMQAMWNHGIGNVRDTEIFKSTDGGKSWSSIGTTSADYMSGMGNLISWEKGPDGYIYVVSTQFKRDDPVYLSRFREQDIADRSKWQLFDPASGKWGDSGAPILSGSNIEAGEMNLRYIQGKWVLVMFNEATLAIEVRISDTLAQDWANVPVATVAKHGPWSNAQTPGNFSQPYGGYIVPGSTIADMDIVVSQWNTDTHARYMSTQFNVKGLDKFFGINSAALPADETLSVTERPAAQVIPETQAEDSLVEQKPQRMTLSSESNDSATTAVIVLSILAVLGGVATVALPTVRPLLPPQVQQMLPF; this is encoded by the coding sequence ATGTCTCGCACTCCCCTTCCCCGCCTTACCGGTGCCGTGAGCGCCGCCACCGCATCCGCACTCATCCTTACGGCAACGGTGGTGCCCGACGCGCTCGCGCAGTCAAGCTCCAGCTCCGGTTTGAGTTCGGAACTGTCTAGCTCCTCCGGCCCAACGGTGGACAACTCCGCCCCGCCGCAGAAGCAAGCGTCGCAGCCGTACACCATGCCCGACGGCACCGTGGTGCAGATCATGGACGATGTTGCCGGCAAGCACTCGCGCCACGTCGGCCTCGGAGCGACTGACCTGGGCACGATGGCTCCGCTGGGTGGCGGCGAGTTCGCGATGATCTTCGGCGACTCTTTCAGCGGCCAGCGCTTCGGCGAGGGTGACTGGATGAGCCCGGTCGGCGTCGTCGCGCGCATGAACGAAGATGGCTTCATCGAGATCATCCGCCCGCTCAACCGCGGCGAGCGCGTCGAGCAGACCGTCGGGTACCTGCACGAGGATGAGCTCACGCTGATTCCGTCCGACGTGATCAACCTCGACGGCACGCTGTACATGCAAGCGATGTGGAACCACGGCATCGGCAACGTGCGCGACACCGAGATCTTCAAGTCCACCGACGGCGGCAAGTCGTGGAGCTCGATCGGCACCACCTCCGCCGACTACATGAGCGGCATGGGCAACCTCATCTCCTGGGAGAAGGGCCCAGACGGCTACATCTACGTCGTGTCCACGCAGTTTAAGCGCGACGACCCGGTGTACCTGTCGCGCTTCCGCGAGCAGGACATCGCGGACCGCTCGAAGTGGCAGCTCTTCGACCCGGCTTCGGGTAAGTGGGGCGACTCGGGCGCACCGATCCTTAGCGGCTCGAACATCGAGGCCGGCGAAATGAACCTGCGCTACATCCAGGGCAAGTGGGTACTGGTGATGTTCAACGAGGCGACCTTGGCAATCGAGGTCCGCATCTCCGACACCCTCGCGCAGGATTGGGCGAACGTCCCGGTGGCGACGGTGGCCAAGCACGGCCCCTGGTCCAACGCGCAGACCCCGGGCAATTTCTCCCAGCCGTATGGTGGCTACATCGTGCCAGGCTCGACGATCGCGGACATGGACATCGTGGTCTCGCAATGGAACACCGACACCCACGCCCGCTACATGTCCACCCAGTTCAACGTGAAGGGCTTGGACAAGTTCTTCGGCATCAACTCTGCGGCGCTGCCTGCGGATGAGACTCTCTCCGTCACGGAGCGCCCGGCCGCGCAGGTCATCCCGGAGACCCAGGCCGAGGACTCTCTGGTCGAGCAGAAGCCGCAGCGAATGACCCTGTCCTCTGAGTCGAACGATTCCGCAACCACCGCGGTAATCGTGCTGAGCATCCTCGCGGTGCTTGGCGGTGTCGCCACCGTCGCGTTGCCCACCGTGCGCCCGCTGCTGCCGCCTCAGGTCCAGCAGATGTTGCCTTTCTAG
- a CDS encoding cupin domain-containing protein: MSNDHGPNPYVVDIEKATLDNEAFRDTLWTGKNLQLTVMTIQPGGEIGAEIHDDHDQFLRLEEGELRAMIGASEDDLEVDQVVGADWAAFVPAGKWHNFVNESEKPAKLYSIYAPPEHEPGTRHETKDDADNDPHEDAGV; this comes from the coding sequence ATGAGCAACGACCACGGCCCGAACCCATACGTGGTGGATATTGAAAAGGCGACGCTGGACAACGAGGCCTTCCGCGACACCTTGTGGACCGGCAAGAACCTGCAGCTGACGGTGATGACCATCCAGCCGGGCGGCGAGATCGGCGCCGAGATTCACGACGACCACGACCAGTTCCTGCGCCTCGAAGAGGGCGAGCTGCGCGCAATGATCGGCGCGAGCGAGGATGATCTCGAGGTCGACCAGGTTGTCGGCGCTGACTGGGCGGCGTTCGTCCCGGCCGGCAAGTGGCACAACTTTGTCAACGAGTCCGAGAAGCCGGCGAAGCTGTACTCGATCTACGCTCCGCCGGAGCACGAGCCGGGGACTCGCCACGAGACTAAGGACGACGCGGACAACGACCCGCACGAGGACGCAGGCGTGTAA
- a CDS encoding DUF808 domain-containing protein yields the protein MAGGLLALLDDVALIARTAASSVDDVAALSAKTSAKAAGVVIDDAAVTPQYVSDVTPARELPMIWKITKGSLRNKLVIILPIALLLNAFAPWALTPLLMAGGTYLCFEGAEKIAHKLAADKHAEEERAVNKTPQDEDTLVKSAITTDLILSAEIMIIALDEIANESIWMQAAVLVAVGIFITLAVYGAVALLVKVDDIGHGMIRRGNAPKTGRALVKGMPYVLSAIGIIGTIAMLWVGGHLIVRGLHEVVGWHWPHDLIERLSETVGGGFSGWLVDTGVSLVFGLITGFIVLAIVQLAKKFMPERDESAPGREAASTA from the coding sequence ATGGCCGGTGGCTTGCTCGCCTTGCTTGACGACGTCGCGCTGATCGCACGCACTGCAGCATCTTCAGTCGACGATGTCGCAGCTCTTTCAGCGAAAACATCTGCCAAGGCTGCTGGCGTTGTCATCGACGATGCCGCGGTGACCCCGCAGTATGTTTCCGATGTCACCCCGGCTCGCGAGCTGCCGATGATCTGGAAGATCACAAAGGGTTCGCTGCGCAACAAGCTCGTGATCATCCTGCCGATCGCGCTGTTGCTGAACGCTTTCGCGCCGTGGGCACTCACTCCCCTGCTCATGGCCGGCGGTACCTACCTCTGTTTCGAGGGTGCGGAAAAGATCGCGCACAAGCTTGCCGCAGATAAGCATGCTGAGGAAGAGCGGGCCGTCAACAAGACCCCGCAAGACGAAGACACGTTGGTGAAGAGCGCGATCACCACCGACCTCATCCTGAGCGCGGAGATCATGATTATCGCGCTCGATGAGATCGCGAACGAATCGATTTGGATGCAGGCCGCAGTTTTGGTCGCGGTGGGCATCTTCATCACCCTCGCTGTCTACGGCGCGGTTGCGCTTCTGGTCAAGGTTGATGACATCGGCCACGGCATGATTCGCCGCGGCAACGCCCCCAAGACAGGACGCGCGTTGGTTAAGGGCATGCCGTACGTGCTCAGCGCCATCGGCATCATCGGCACCATCGCCATGCTCTGGGTTGGCGGCCACCTCATCGTGCGGGGTCTCCACGAGGTGGTGGGCTGGCACTGGCCACACGACCTCATCGAGCGTCTATCCGAAACCGTCGGCGGTGGATTCTCCGGTTGGCTCGTTGACACCGGCGTCTCGCTGGTGTTTGGCCTGATCACCGGGTTCATCGTGCTCGCGATCGTGCAACTGGCGAAAAAGTTCATGCCTGAACGGGACGAGTCGGCTCCGGGCCGGGAGGCTGCAAGCACTGCCTAG
- a CDS encoding dipeptide ABC transporter ATP-binding protein: MLSVRDLNVSFPSEAGVVSAVRGVDFDLYRGRTLGIVGESGSGKSVTSMAIMGLLPEYAKVTGSVMYGGEELLTKTDRQMSKIRGNEIGMIFQDPLSALTPVYDIGTQLVEALQAHNNISKKAALNRAAELLDLVGIPEPQKRLKSFPHEFSGGMRQRVVIAIAIANNPKVLIADEPTTALDVTIQAQILDVIKVAQRETGAACIMITHDMGVVAGTADDVLVMYGGRPVEKTDVHTLFHQPQMPYSIGLLGSTPRVDQPSTEPLTYIEGTPPKLVNMQHRCQFAPRCPIAIEQCLDGEPPMVPLSGHVPHEVACIRHAEIHDGKLNGKPLYPTPKLPDDSLAGVPRDQREVTLEVENLNKEFPLTKGSLVKRRVGTVHAVKDVSFDLRAGECMAIVGESGSGKTTTLLEIMNLDPAPDSRIVICGEDASKFTTATRQKARRNIQMVFQDPMSSLNPRMTVKEIIREPLDALGYEGDKDARVTELMRTVGLDESQIDRFPGHFSGGQRQRIGLARALATNPAVIVLDEPVSALDVSIQAGVINLLESLKRELGLSYLFVAHDLSVVRHLSDRVAVMYKGDFVEFGESDAVFDNPQHPYTQALLSAIPIPDPDAERNRTRVKYEPVENKSK; the protein is encoded by the coding sequence GTGCTCTCAGTCCGCGACCTCAACGTGTCATTTCCGTCAGAAGCAGGTGTGGTCTCAGCGGTACGCGGCGTTGACTTTGATCTCTACCGCGGCCGCACTCTAGGCATCGTGGGTGAATCCGGTTCAGGCAAGTCCGTGACCTCGATGGCAATCATGGGTTTACTTCCTGAGTATGCAAAGGTCACCGGCTCTGTGATGTACGGCGGCGAGGAGTTGCTGACCAAAACGGACAGGCAGATGTCCAAGATCCGCGGCAATGAGATCGGCATGATCTTCCAGGATCCGCTTTCAGCACTCACGCCGGTATACGACATCGGCACGCAACTTGTCGAAGCCCTCCAAGCACACAACAACATCTCAAAGAAGGCGGCACTAAACCGGGCGGCGGAGCTACTCGACCTCGTTGGTATCCCCGAACCGCAAAAGCGCTTGAAGTCGTTCCCCCACGAATTCTCCGGGGGTATGCGCCAACGAGTTGTCATTGCGATTGCAATCGCGAACAACCCGAAAGTGCTCATTGCCGACGAACCCACCACTGCGCTCGATGTCACTATCCAGGCGCAGATCCTCGACGTGATCAAGGTCGCTCAGCGCGAAACTGGCGCCGCGTGCATCATGATCACGCACGATATGGGCGTCGTCGCTGGGACTGCCGATGATGTACTGGTGATGTATGGTGGGCGGCCTGTGGAAAAGACTGATGTGCATACTCTTTTCCACCAGCCGCAGATGCCCTACTCGATTGGTCTGCTCGGCTCGACCCCTCGTGTGGATCAACCGTCAACTGAGCCCCTAACTTACATTGAGGGCACCCCACCGAAACTGGTGAACATGCAGCACAGGTGTCAATTCGCGCCCCGCTGCCCCATCGCCATCGAGCAGTGTTTGGACGGCGAACCACCGATGGTCCCGCTCAGTGGCCACGTGCCACATGAAGTCGCTTGCATCCGGCACGCTGAAATCCACGACGGCAAGCTCAACGGCAAGCCGCTTTACCCCACGCCGAAGCTTCCCGACGACTCGCTTGCCGGTGTCCCCCGCGACCAACGCGAGGTCACGCTCGAAGTGGAGAACTTGAACAAGGAGTTCCCCTTGACCAAGGGCTCGCTGGTGAAGCGGCGGGTGGGCACTGTGCATGCAGTGAAGGATGTTTCGTTCGACTTACGCGCTGGCGAGTGCATGGCAATTGTCGGCGAATCAGGGTCCGGCAAAACCACCACGTTGCTGGAGATTATGAACCTTGACCCGGCACCAGACAGCCGCATTGTGATCTGCGGTGAGGACGCGTCGAAGTTCACCACCGCTACGCGGCAGAAGGCACGCCGCAACATCCAGATGGTGTTCCAAGACCCAATGAGTTCGCTCAACCCTCGCATGACGGTGAAAGAGATCATTCGCGAGCCACTCGATGCGCTTGGGTACGAAGGTGACAAGGATGCACGGGTTACTGAGCTCATGCGCACTGTAGGACTCGACGAGTCTCAGATTGACCGCTTTCCTGGCCATTTTTCCGGTGGCCAGCGACAGCGCATCGGCCTTGCCCGGGCACTGGCTACCAACCCGGCCGTGATCGTGCTTGATGAGCCTGTTTCGGCACTCGACGTCTCCATTCAGGCGGGCGTGATCAATTTGCTTGAGTCACTCAAGCGCGAGCTCGGGCTGTCGTACTTGTTTGTCGCTCACGATTTGTCGGTGGTGCGCCACCTCTCCGATCGCGTCGCGGTGATGTACAAAGGCGACTTTGTCGAGTTTGGTGAGTCGGACGCTGTATTCGACAACCCGCAGCACCCGTATACCCAAGCGCTGCTGTCGGCGATCCCAATCCCGGACCCGGACGCTGAGCGCAATCGAACCCGTGTGAAGTACGAGCCGGTAGAGAACAAGTCGAAGTAA
- a CDS encoding DUF402 domain-containing protein → MNADLHPVKQETFDTTSKTNIDPKGFLREVDTFRVTEFGLYMARGANHPRFGYLESWLLPTLGLRANIFHFREGVQMEQDFYFDIADIDVEGDVWTTRDLYVDLVSNTGNPIDVLDIDELAAATSAGLITAEEAEKAIDATLNAVEGITRHGDDAMEWLRALGIELTWAEEVELAPVG, encoded by the coding sequence ATGAACGCCGATCTTCACCCCGTGAAGCAGGAGACGTTCGACACGACGTCGAAGACCAACATCGACCCGAAGGGCTTCTTGCGCGAGGTTGATACTTTCCGGGTGACGGAGTTCGGGCTGTACATGGCACGCGGTGCGAACCACCCGCGGTTCGGCTACTTAGAGAGTTGGCTGCTGCCGACGTTGGGCCTGCGCGCGAACATCTTCCACTTCCGCGAAGGCGTGCAAATGGAGCAGGACTTCTATTTCGACATTGCTGACATCGACGTTGAGGGCGACGTGTGGACCACCCGCGACCTGTACGTCGACCTGGTGTCCAACACCGGCAACCCGATTGACGTGCTGGACATCGACGAGCTTGCCGCGGCGACATCGGCCGGTTTGATCACGGCGGAAGAAGCAGAAAAGGCTATCGACGCCACGCTGAACGCCGTCGAGGGCATCACCCGCCACGGCGACGACGCGATGGAGTGGCTTCGTGCCCTGGGCATCGAGCTGACTTGGGCCGAGGAGGTCGAGCTCGCGCCGGTGGGCTAG
- a CDS encoding Rv1157c family protein, giving the protein MRFSRSLARAAALATALCAGATSVTLPAAHAQSSQYIDGLGRPTDYTVARVHEFADSPLVPEPAANALRTAVSFYAGTGEIGGPPLPDDAPPFTQFLWPTVSSNCIGPGLHSTASAIAIPGPTRTPAPGAVPGQTTFVFTALGTSAAAEQQGLMQVYWINLNTFSTGVTSLDNNLINPSGPATLSGTANTGHGQVLAVVNGGVRTTDNVCNFAPTVATFSVR; this is encoded by the coding sequence GTGCGCTTTTCCCGATCACTCGCGCGCGCCGCGGCGCTGGCAACCGCCCTCTGTGCGGGCGCGACTTCCGTGACCCTCCCAGCGGCTCATGCCCAGTCCTCCCAGTACATCGACGGCCTCGGGCGACCGACGGACTACACCGTTGCCCGCGTGCACGAGTTCGCCGACAGTCCGCTTGTGCCTGAACCCGCGGCCAACGCGTTGCGAACCGCAGTGAGCTTCTACGCCGGCACCGGCGAGATTGGCGGACCCCCGCTTCCGGACGACGCTCCCCCGTTCACCCAATTCCTCTGGCCGACCGTGTCGAGCAATTGCATCGGACCTGGCCTGCACTCTACTGCCTCAGCGATCGCGATTCCAGGGCCCACCCGGACTCCGGCACCCGGCGCCGTGCCTGGTCAGACCACGTTTGTATTTACGGCCTTGGGCACGTCTGCCGCCGCCGAGCAGCAAGGTTTGATGCAGGTGTACTGGATAAACCTGAACACGTTCAGCACCGGTGTAACGTCACTTGATAACAATCTGATAAATCCTTCAGGACCGGCAACCTTGTCCGGTACCGCGAACACTGGCCACGGGCAGGTGCTCGCGGTGGTTAACGGCGGTGTCCGCACCACCGATAACGTCTGTAACTTCGCCCCGACCGTCGCAACATTCTCCGTGAGGTAA
- the typA gene encoding translational GTPase TypA, whose protein sequence is MTHPEFRNVAIVAHVDHGKTTLVNAMLEQSGVFGDHGEHGDRVMDSGELESERGITILAKNTAIRRQGAGKDGRDLVINVIDTPGHADFGGEVERGLSMVDGVVLLIDASEGPLPQTRFVLGKALEAKKPVIICVNKTDRPDARIDEVVEEAQDLLLELGASLEDPEAAEAAENLLELPVLYTSGRAGRASLENPGNGELPDNEDLQPLFDVIYDVLPEPSADIDAPFQAQVTNLDSSSFLGRIALIRVYRGSVKKGQTVAWVHYDADDEQHIKNVKIAELLVTEGLDRVPATGEVVAGDIAAVSGIDEIMIGDTLCDPENVEPLERIKIDDPAISMTIGVNTSPMAGRNGGDKLTARMVKARLDQELIGNVSIRVLPTERPDAWEVQGRGEMALTVLIETMRREGFELTVGKPQVVTKEIDGKVYEPYDHVVIDVPSEHQGAVTQLMANRKGNMTSMGNTGSGDWVRMEFDIPSRGLIGFRTTFLTETRGAGIANSYSIEHRPWAGEIKGRPTGSLVADRSGQVTAYALQQLADRGDFFVEPGAETYEGMVVGANSRDEDMDINITKEKKLTNMRSATADATVTLQKARTLSLDEAIEFCDDDECVEVAPEAMRVRKIILNATERGRARSRAKQLNK, encoded by the coding sequence GTGACGCACCCTGAATTCCGCAATGTTGCCATCGTCGCCCACGTCGACCACGGCAAGACCACGTTGGTCAACGCCATGCTGGAGCAGTCCGGCGTGTTCGGCGACCACGGCGAGCACGGCGACCGCGTGATGGACTCCGGCGAGCTCGAATCCGAGCGCGGCATCACCATCCTGGCGAAGAACACGGCGATCCGACGCCAAGGTGCCGGCAAAGACGGCCGCGATCTGGTCATCAACGTCATCGACACCCCGGGCCACGCCGACTTCGGTGGCGAGGTCGAGCGCGGCCTGTCCATGGTCGACGGCGTCGTGCTCCTCATCGATGCCTCTGAGGGTCCGCTGCCACAGACCCGCTTCGTCCTGGGCAAGGCGCTCGAAGCGAAGAAGCCCGTGATCATCTGCGTGAACAAGACCGACCGCCCGGACGCACGCATTGACGAGGTCGTCGAAGAGGCGCAGGACCTCCTCCTCGAGCTCGGCGCAAGCCTCGAAGACCCGGAGGCCGCCGAGGCCGCCGAAAACCTGCTCGAGCTGCCCGTCCTCTACACCTCCGGCCGTGCCGGCCGCGCGTCCCTGGAGAACCCGGGCAACGGTGAGCTGCCGGACAACGAGGATCTGCAGCCGCTTTTCGACGTCATCTACGACGTGCTCCCGGAGCCTTCCGCCGACATCGACGCGCCGTTCCAGGCGCAGGTGACCAACCTGGACTCGTCTTCGTTCCTCGGCCGTATCGCGCTGATCCGCGTCTACCGCGGCTCGGTGAAGAAGGGCCAGACGGTCGCGTGGGTGCACTACGACGCAGACGACGAACAGCACATTAAAAACGTCAAGATCGCCGAGCTCCTTGTCACCGAGGGCCTCGACCGTGTGCCGGCGACCGGCGAAGTCGTCGCAGGTGACATCGCCGCCGTCTCGGGCATCGACGAGATCATGATCGGCGACACCCTCTGCGACCCGGAGAACGTCGAGCCGCTGGAGCGCATCAAGATCGACGACCCGGCGATCTCCATGACCATCGGCGTGAACACCTCGCCGATGGCGGGCCGCAACGGCGGCGACAAGCTCACCGCCCGCATGGTTAAGGCCCGCCTGGACCAGGAGCTGATCGGTAACGTTTCCATCAGGGTGCTGCCGACTGAGCGCCCCGACGCCTGGGAAGTCCAGGGCCGTGGCGAGATGGCGCTCACCGTGCTCATTGAGACGATGCGTCGTGAAGGCTTCGAGCTCACCGTGGGCAAGCCGCAGGTGGTGACCAAGGAGATCGACGGCAAGGTGTACGAGCCGTACGACCACGTCGTCATCGATGTGCCTTCCGAGCACCAGGGTGCCGTCACCCAGCTCATGGCCAACCGTAAGGGCAACATGACCTCGATGGGTAACACCGGCTCCGGCGACTGGGTGCGCATGGAGTTCGACATTCCGTCGCGCGGCCTCATCGGGTTCCGTACGACCTTCCTCACCGAGACCCGCGGTGCTGGCATCGCCAACTCGTACTCCATCGAGCACCGTCCGTGGGCCGGCGAGATCAAGGGCCGCCCGACCGGCTCGCTCGTGGCCGACCGTTCCGGCCAGGTCACCGCGTACGCGCTGCAGCAGCTCGCGGACCGCGGCGACTTCTTCGTCGAGCCGGGAGCAGAAACCTACGAGGGCATGGTCGTCGGCGCGAACTCGCGCGATGAGGACATGGACATCAACATCACCAAGGAAAAGAAGCTGACCAACATGCGTTCCGCCACCGCGGACGCGACGGTCACACTGCAGAAGGCGCGCACTCTCTCGCTCGACGAGGCCATCGAGTTCTGCGACGACGACGAGTGCGTCGAGGTCGCCCCCGAGGCAATGCGCGTGCGCAAGATCATCCTCAACGCCACCGAGCGTGGCCGCGCCCGCTCCCGCGCAAAGCAGCTCAACAAGTAG